GTCGGCTCGGCGAGGTGGGCGTCACCGGCGAGGTCGACGGTCGACCGAAGCAGCTGTGGAGCATCTACGAGAAGATGATCGTGAAGGGTCGGCCCTTCGAGGAGATCCACGATCTGGTTGGGGTGCGTGTCGTGGTCGAGAACGTGCGCGACTGCTACGCAGCGTTGGGCACCATCCATGCCACCTGGAAACCGGTGCAGGGACGCTTCAAGGACTATGTGGCCATGCCCAAGTTCAACCTGTACCAGTCGCTGCACACCACTGTCGTCGGGCCCCAGGGCAAGCAGGTGGAGTTCCAGGTACGCACCTACGAGATGCACGCCAGGGCCGAGCACGGGGTGGCCGCCCACTGGGACTACAAGGCCCAATCGCCGAGCGACGAGATGGCCTGGCTGGGTCGGATCGTGGAGTGGCAGGCCGAGACGGAGGACCCCGGCACCTTCATGGCCAACCTGAAGACCGATCTGGAACTCGACGAGGTCTACGTCTTCACGCCAAAGGGGCGGGTGGTGACTCTTCCGCTGGGGGCCACGTTGGTCGACTTCGCCTACGCCATCCACACCGACGTCGGACATGCCTGCGTGGGCGCCAAGGTGGGGGGCCGGCTCGTCCCCCTGGAGACGGAACTAGTCACTGGCGACACAGTCGAGGTGGTGACGTCCCGTCAGCCGGGGGCTGGACCCAGCCGGGACTGGTTGCAGTTCGTGGCCACCCACCGGGCATCCAGCAAGATCAAGCACTGGTACTCACAGGAGCGACGGACCGAGGCAATCGACGCCGGTCATGAGGAACTCACCAACGAACTCCGGCGGGCCGGGCTGCCCATCAGGGAGGTGCTCGACGGGCCCGAGCTGGCTGCGGTGGCTGCGTCGATGAACTACCACGAGCCCGACACGTTGTACGCGGCGGTGGGCGAGCATCACGTGTCGGCCCGGTCGCTGGTCGGTCGGGTGGCCAATGTGCTGCGACCCGACGAGGATGACGAGGTCACGGCGATTCCGGTCAAGACCCGACGGCCTCGCAGGGACACTGACCGGGTGGGGGTCCACGTCGAAGGGCTGGACGACATGCTGGTGCGGCTGTCGAGGTGCTGCACGCCGGTGCCGCCCGACGAGATCATGGGGTTCGTGACCCGCGGTCGCGGGGTGAGCGTGCACCGGTCGGACTGCGCCAACGCGGTGTCACTGATGGCCGAACAGGGCGACCGACTCATCGACGTCGACTGGGGCGGCGAGATGGGAAGCCACTTCGTGGTCTCTGTGGACCTCAAGGCACTCGACCGACCGGGACTGCTGCGCGACGTCACCGGCGTCCTGGCCGACCACCAGGTCAACGTCTTGTCCACCACGACGTCGACCAGTGGTGCCGACCGGGTGGCCACCATGCGCTTCGACTTCGAGATCGTGGACCCGACACACCTCGAGACCTTGTTGCGGATGTTGCGTCGTGTCGATTCGGTCTACGACGTGCACCGTGCAGTGCAGGGTTCGCCCGACCTGGTCGACGACGCCGACGGTTCCACTGACAAGGGCTGAAGCGGGGGCTGACTGCCCGGGGCCAGAGAGACGGCAACGTCGCCGAGTGCCGCTTGGAGCGCCGGTAGCCTCCATCACCGTGTCCGACCACGTTTTCCGCGCCCCGAAGGGCACCCGTGACATCCTCTGGCCGGACTCGGCCCGGTGGCGTGCCTTAGTCGACGTCTTCGCCGAGGTGGTCGGCTCCGCGGGGTACCTCGAGGTC
Above is a genomic segment from Acidimicrobiales bacterium containing:
- a CDS encoding bifunctional (p)ppGpp synthetase/guanosine-3',5'-bis(diphosphate) 3'-pyrophosphohydrolase, whose product is MATMTRVLPWRRRPREVVGETSALLTEYRAHHPGADSSMIEQAYQVALAAHAGQTRKSGEPYIHHPLSVATIVARQGLDDVTVAAALLHDAVEDTSISLDDLERDFGSDVRLIVDGVTKLERLHFDTREEQQAASVRKMLVALAKDLRVLIIKLADRLHNMRTLAALPEHKQERVAQETLDIYAPLANRLGMQEVKDQLEDLALATLHPKRYSQIDQMVQDRSPERDLYLAQVIGEVEGRLGEVGVTGEVDGRPKQLWSIYEKMIVKGRPFEEIHDLVGVRVVVENVRDCYAALGTIHATWKPVQGRFKDYVAMPKFNLYQSLHTTVVGPQGKQVEFQVRTYEMHARAEHGVAAHWDYKAQSPSDEMAWLGRIVEWQAETEDPGTFMANLKTDLELDEVYVFTPKGRVVTLPLGATLVDFAYAIHTDVGHACVGAKVGGRLVPLETELVTGDTVEVVTSRQPGAGPSRDWLQFVATHRASSKIKHWYSQERRTEAIDAGHEELTNELRRAGLPIREVLDGPELAAVAASMNYHEPDTLYAAVGEHHVSARSLVGRVANVLRPDEDDEVTAIPVKTRRPRRDTDRVGVHVEGLDDMLVRLSRCCTPVPPDEIMGFVTRGRGVSVHRSDCANAVSLMAEQGDRLIDVDWGGEMGSHFVVSVDLKALDRPGLLRDVTGVLADHQVNVLSTTTSTSGADRVATMRFDFEIVDPTHLETLLRMLRRVDSVYDVHRAVQGSPDLVDDADGSTDKG